Genomic DNA from Bacillus oleivorans:
ATTACTTAATGCGACACCTGACCTAAATAATTTAGATCACGAGGTTACTTCCATTCCGGGAATGGTACCTAGCTTGGTCAATCCTCCACTAGGATGTCGGTTTCAGTCAAGATGCTCTCTTGCATTAGAGCGATGCAGTCAGGAATCTCCTAAATTGATGGAAATAAAACCAAGACATTTTTCAGCCTGTTTTTTAGGGGGAGGAAATAATGGATAATTCAGTACTAGTTAGGATAAAGGGTTTAAATAAACGTTTTATTAAAAAATCCGGTCCGTTTTTTAATAGAAAGACTCAGGAGGTCTATGCAGTCAATAATTTAAATCTTGAGATAAAACGTGGTGAGATTTTAGGGATTATTGGGGAAAGCGGCTGCGGAAAAACAACAACTGCAAGGATCATGATGAGATTAATGAAGGAATCGAGTGGAGAAATTTGGTTTGATAACGCAGATTTATGTAAGCTTTCTGAATCACAAACTAAAAAAATAAGAAAGAAAATGCAAATGATCTTTCAGGATCCTTACGATACGTTAAATCCAGGAATGAGAATCGTCGACATTCTAATGGAACCTTTAAATGCTCATGAAAAGGAGCTCTCCCATCAGAAGAAATTTGAAAAGGTAAAGCAAGCGATTGAGTCTATCGATCTAAAACCCGCAGAGGATTTTATCTATCGCTATCCGCACCAATTAAGCGGAGGGCAAAGGCAAAGAATTGCGATTGCAAGGGCGATTATTTTAAAACCTTTATTTATTGCAGCTGATGAACCTACTTCTATGTTAGACGTCTCTGTCCGTGCAGGAATTTTGAATCTTTTAAAAGATCTAAAGAAAAAAATGGGATTAACAATGATGTTTATTACCCATGATTTATCAACTGCAAGTTATATGTGTGATCGGATTGCTGTTATGTATCAAGGCAAAATTGTGGAGGTGGGGCCAACCAAAAAAATTATACAGGCACCGACCCATCCTTATACAAAAGCGTTGGTATCCGTAGTGAAAGACTTAAATTACTTCATTGCGAATAAAGAATATATAATTTTAGATGGTGAAGTAGACTCGACCAGGGAAATAGTGGGATGTCCTTTCGTAGCGAGATGCCCGCATCGTGAAAGTCAGTGTCATACGATTGAACCTAGGCTGGAGAATTTAGAACAGGGTCATTTTGTATCTTGTCATTGCCATCATCAAATTATTGAGAAAACCTCTTAGCATAGCTTATGTCGGTAAGAGATTAAAAAGGAAATTATTTTTTTGAAAAAAATGGGTAAAAAACATTTGACATACCCATATGGGGTATATTAAGATGATTACAAGGAGGTGCTGTAATGGCGATAAACCTTGAACATGAAGAAACGGTAAATGCTGTTGACTGCTGTTCCCCAGGTACAGAAAGAAAAAGTCATCATTCAGATAAAGTAAAAAGTAATTTAACTTCCAGATTAAATAGAATCGAGGGACAAATCCGCGGAATTAAAGGGCTTATTGAAAGAGATACGTATTGCGATGATGTAATTACGCAAATAGCTGCGACTCAATCAGCCTTAAACAGTGTGGCTAAAATTTTATTAGAGGGCCATTTAAAAACATGTGTGCTGGAGAGAATCCAGGACGGGGACGATGAGGTCCTAGATGAGGTACTGGTTACCATCCAAAAATTGATGAAAAAATAATAGGAGATGACCAAAATGGAAAAAGTAATATTGAATGTGGCAGGAATGTCATGTGGACATTGTGTAAAAACAATTGAAGGAAGTGTCGGCAAACTTTCAGGTGTAAAAGATGTGAAGGTTGCATTAGATGAAGGAACCGTTGCAGTAGAATATAACCCTGAAGAAGTTAAACTGGATGCCATCAAAGAAACCATTGATGAAGAAGGTTATGAAGTCCAATAATAGTGGAAAGCGTGCTGTTAGGAGCACGATTTCTTTTTCAGAAAAATATACCCCATATAGGTATAGGGAGGCATTGAAATGAGTGAAAAAGCTCAGGAAATAAACTTTCAAGTAACAGGCATGACTTGTGCAGCGTGTGCGAACAGAATTGAGAAGGGGCTAAACAAACTTGATGGAGTTGAAGCTGCCAATGTCAATTTAGCTTTAGAAAAAGCTACGATTAAATATAATCCAGAAATCACACAGGCGGATGCGTTTGAGAAAAAAATTCAGGATTTGGGTTATGGGGTAGTAACGGAAAAGGTTGAGTTTGACCTGATGGGTATGACTTGTGCGGCTTGTGCGACCCGAATTGAAAAAGGATTGAAAAAATTAGAGGGTGTTCAAACCGCTACAGTGAACTTAGCCTTAGAAACTGGAACTGTCGAGTATAATCCGTCACAGGTCAGTGTCCAAGATATGATCGAAAAAGTAAAAAATATAGGCTATGAAGCAAAGTTAAAGCAGGATCAAGAGGAAACCGCTGATCATCGTGCAAAAGAAATTGAAAAGCAAAAAGGGAAGTTCATTTTTTCCCTGATTCTTTCTCTCCCTTTATTATGGGCGATGGTTGGACACTTTGAGTTTACGTCCTTTATCTATCTGCCGGAAATGTTTATGAATCCATGGGTTCAGCTGGCATTGGCAACTCCTGTGCAGTTTGTGATCGGGAAGCAATTTTATGTAGGTGCTTATAAAGCCCTGCGCAATAAAAGTGCCAATATGGATGTATTAGTGGCGCTTGGAACTTCAGCTGCCTATTTTTACAGTGTGTATAAGGCAATCGAATCGATTGGGACAGACGCTCATATGGTCGAGCTTTACTTTGAAACAAGTGCGATTTTGATTACCTTAATCATTTTAGGTAAGCTGTTTGAAGCCAGGGCAAAAGGGCGTTCTTCTGAAGCAATTAAGAAGTTAATGGGACTTCAGGCAAAGACAGCGACTGTGTTGCGAAATGGAGTGGAACTAGAGGTTCCGCTTGAAGAAGTCACAGCAGGGGATATCATCTATATTAAACCGGGTGAGAAGGTGCCGGTTGACGGGGAAATCATCGAAGGAAACTCCGCGTTAGATGAATCCATGATTACCGGAGAGAGTGTCCCAGTCGATAAAACGGTTGGAGATATCGTTATTGGTGCAACTATTAATAAAAATGGATTTTTAAAAGTGAAAGCAACGAAAGTAGGAAAAGATACGGCTCTAGCGCAAATTATCAAGGTAGTAGAAGAAGCGCAAGGATCGAAAGCGCCGATTCAACGATTGGCAGACCAAATTTCAGGTATTTTTGTGCCGATTGTAGTCGGAATTGCGGTTATCACATTCTTAATCTGGTTCATCTGGGTGAGCCCTGGTGAATTCGCCGAGGCACTTGAAAAATTAATTGCTGTATTGGTAATAGCTTGTCCGTGTGCCCTTGGGCTGGCCACTCCAACTTCCATAATGGCCGGATCTGGCCGGGCAGCTGAATTTGGGGTCTTATTTAAAGGCGGAGAACATTTAGAAATGACCCATAAGATTACAACTGTCGTGCTTGATAAAACCGGTACAGTGACAAACGGGAAGCCAGTATTAACAGATGTTGTGGTAAATGAAAGTATCGATGAAGAAGCATTTTTGAGTCTAGTTGGATCTGCTGAAAAACAATCGGAGCATCCTCTTGCAAATGCAATTGTAGAGGGAATTAAGGAACGCAACATTGCGCTTGCAAATGCTGATCAGTTTGAAGCAATTCCGGGATATGGGATCAAAGCAGTAGTTCAAGGCCGTGCAATATTAATTGGAACAAGAAAACTGTTGAATCAATTTAATATTTCTTTTGAATCTAACGAAATGGAAGGCTTTGAAGAAAGTGGAAAAACCGCCATGCTTGTCGCAATTGATGGCAAATATAGAGGACTTGTTGCGGTTGCAGATACAATTAAGGATACATCCAAGCAAGCTATTAAACGCTTAAAGGAAGCAGGCATTGAAGTTATTATGATGACCGGGGATAACAAACGTACCGCACAAGCAATTGCGGATGAAGTCGGAATCGATCAAGCCATTGCTGAAGTGCTGCCAGAAGGTAAAGCAGAAGAAGTGAAAAAGCTTCAGCAGCAAGGCAAACGTGTTGCTATGGTTGGCGATGGAATCAATGATGCACCGGCTCTAGCGATGGCTGATATTGGGATGGCGATTGGAACTGGAACAGACGTAGCTATGGAAGCTGCTGATATAACCCTTATGCGCGGTGATTTAAACAGCATTGCAGATGCGATTTTAATGAGTCACAAAACCATCCGAAATATTAAGCAAAATCTGTTCTGGGCACTTGCTTATAATACGTTAGGCATCCCAATTGCCGCTGCCGGATTCCTTGCTCCTTGGTTAGCGGGAGCTGCAATGGCCTTTAGTTCAGTTTCAGTTGTGTTAAATGCCCTTCGTTTACAAAGAGTTAAATTAAATCAAAAAACGATCTCATGAGGAAAGGGTCGATAACTATGAAAAAATGGGCTTTAGCGGCTTTTCTCTATTTGCTGCTTGTCATGGGCGGATATGCGATTTATGATGGATTCTTTGCGGAAGAAGACGTCAATAATGAAGAACATGGCGAAAATCACCAAAACTAACCTCTAGAAACCACTGCTCGGCATCCTAAGTGGTGCCGAGTCAATTTTGTGCAAACATAAATTTTTAATAAAGTAAGGATGGGAGAGGAATGACAACCAATAAAATAAAAATTGCCGTTAATGGCGGAATTGGCTTTGGCGCGAAATTAACACCAAAGCAGCTTTTGACGATTGCAAAATATATGGATGAAGCAGATGAGTTAGAGTTAACTACCTTCCAGCAGCTTTATCTGGAAGTACCCGAAAATAATTTGGATGCGATAAAAGAAGAATTTACTAAGGTTGACCTCCACTGCTACCCAGTTGGAAATTATGTTAAAAGTTTACGGACCTGTAATTTCTGTAAAGGGGAATTAGAAGAAGGAATGCCAGTTGCTAAGGAGTTAAATACTCGGATTGCCGGTAAACCTGTCCCTTTCACCTTAAAGCCAGCCTACACGGGTTGTCCGATTGGCTGTGGTGAGCCGATGGTGAACGATATCGGTGTGATGAAGATCAGAGACTCATTTAATGTATATGTGGGCGGGAAAGCTAAGGGGAAGGAGGCACGGGTTGGAGAGCTTTTGTATGAGTCCCTTACACCTGAACAACTATACAGTGTCGTCGATCAAATAATTGATATATACGGAGAAAACGGAAAAAAAAGAGAAGATTTTCCGAGGTTTATAAATCGTTTTGGAGTAGAATCCCTTAAAGAGCAGATTAGTTTCTAACTAATAGAAATGAATGATAGGATGAAGGCAATAAGGAAATTAAAAAATCATTACAATTTAAAAAAATAGAAGGAAAAGGTAGGCATTTTCATTAGTTTTCTCATATAATAATAGTAATAGTATTTTTTCAAAAAATTATGTCTATTATGGAGGGGATAGTCGTGGCATATGTTATTACAGCTCCTTGTATCGATGAGAAAGCAGGGGAATGCGTAGAGGTTTGCCCAGTGGATTGTATTGAACCAGGGGATGATCAATTTTATATTGACCCTGAAATTTGCATAGAATGTGGTGCGTGTGAATCGGTTTGTCCGGTTTCAGCCATTTTCCATGAAGACGATTTATTGGATGAGGATCTGCCTTACTTAGAAAAAGCCCGTAAATTTTTTGGCAGAGATTAAAAGTTTAATAGTTTAATAAGCTTTATAGCCTAACAGTAATGCCTGTTTCTGATGTACAGCTCATCAAAAGCAGGCTTTTAAATTTTCCTTCAAAAGCAAAATAATTTTAAATATAGCAGGATCAGCGTAAACTGTTTGTAGAGGGGAAATGAGAGGAAATTTTTTATGGGACATGTATACAGTGATGTCATTCAGTATCGGGGAACTCACTATGATTTTGGATATAGACAAGGTCAGTTATTAAAAGATTCCCTTATAATACCTAATCGTCAAAAACAATGGAGTTCAAGAAGAGAACGTCACTTCACCGTCAATGTATCAGAGGTAAAACAGGCAATTCTGCAGGTGGCCCCTAAAATTTGGGATGAGCTTCACGGTTTGGCTGATGCCCTGCAATGGAGTACTGAGGATACAGTCCGTGAGTTTGGCGGGTATTATCTTGAGTACGGCCGCAGCGGCTGCTCGATTTTTACAGGGGCTGACTATATGATTCGAAATTATGATAATCACCCCCTTTCTTATGAAGGACGTTACGTGCTTTATCAGCCGACCGACCAAGGGTATGCTTTGGTGGGTCCATCTATGCAAATTACAGGACGAACGGATGGAATCAATGAAAAAGGATTGGCCATGGGCTATAACTTTGTCAACCGAAGAAACACGGACGATGGATTTGTTTGTAATATGATTGGACGGCTCATTTTAGAGACGTGTGCGAACGTAGAGGAGGCTGTAGCTCTTTTAAAGGAAATTCCGCACCGCCATACGTTTAGCTATGTATTACTAGATAAAAATGAAGAAACTTATGTGGTGGAAGCCTCTCCAAGAGCTGTAGAGATTCGTAAGTCTAACTTTTGTACCAATCATTTTGAAAAATTAACCGAGGAAAACCGCTACCGTCTTGACGATTCAATTCGTAGGCAGCAGGCTATTCAGGACCAGCAACATCATGCAACTGATCCTTACCATGCCTTTCGGATGTTAAATGATGCCGCTAAGCACGTGTTTTCAAAAAAATACGCAGCTTCTGCTGGAACCTTGCATACAACAGCATACTTCCCTAAAGATTTAAAAACATGGATTGCGTTAGGCGGGGATCGGATGCCGCTTATCTTTGATTTTAAACAGTGGCTGCAAGGAGACAATACACATGCCAAGCGAATCAAGGGGGAGTTAGAGACAGATCTGCCGTTTGTACAGATGACCCTCATTTAAATTTGAAACAGTTGGTGATATGTAATCATCTTTGAAAAATTATTGCAATATGCAAATAAATGAAGTATAACTAAAGTAGAGGTGAGAAACAATGGAAGAAAATCTTCGTGAATTATTTCAAATCATGACACGCCGT
This window encodes:
- a CDS encoding oligopeptide/dipeptide ABC transporter ATP-binding protein, whose amino-acid sequence is MDNSVLVRIKGLNKRFIKKSGPFFNRKTQEVYAVNNLNLEIKRGEILGIIGESGCGKTTTARIMMRLMKESSGEIWFDNADLCKLSESQTKKIRKKMQMIFQDPYDTLNPGMRIVDILMEPLNAHEKELSHQKKFEKVKQAIESIDLKPAEDFIYRYPHQLSGGQRQRIAIARAIILKPLFIAADEPTSMLDVSVRAGILNLLKDLKKKMGLTMMFITHDLSTASYMCDRIAVMYQGKIVEVGPTKKIIQAPTHPYTKALVSVVKDLNYFIANKEYIILDGEVDSTREIVGCPFVARCPHRESQCHTIEPRLENLEQGHFVSCHCHHQIIEKTS
- a CDS encoding metal-sensitive transcriptional regulator, encoding MAINLEHEETVNAVDCCSPGTERKSHHSDKVKSNLTSRLNRIEGQIRGIKGLIERDTYCDDVITQIAATQSALNSVAKILLEGHLKTCVLERIQDGDDEVLDEVLVTIQKLMKK
- the copZ gene encoding copper chaperone CopZ, translated to MEKVILNVAGMSCGHCVKTIEGSVGKLSGVKDVKVALDEGTVAVEYNPEEVKLDAIKETIDEEGYEVQ
- a CDS encoding heavy metal translocating P-type ATPase encodes the protein MSEKAQEINFQVTGMTCAACANRIEKGLNKLDGVEAANVNLALEKATIKYNPEITQADAFEKKIQDLGYGVVTEKVEFDLMGMTCAACATRIEKGLKKLEGVQTATVNLALETGTVEYNPSQVSVQDMIEKVKNIGYEAKLKQDQEETADHRAKEIEKQKGKFIFSLILSLPLLWAMVGHFEFTSFIYLPEMFMNPWVQLALATPVQFVIGKQFYVGAYKALRNKSANMDVLVALGTSAAYFYSVYKAIESIGTDAHMVELYFETSAILITLIILGKLFEARAKGRSSEAIKKLMGLQAKTATVLRNGVELEVPLEEVTAGDIIYIKPGEKVPVDGEIIEGNSALDESMITGESVPVDKTVGDIVIGATINKNGFLKVKATKVGKDTALAQIIKVVEEAQGSKAPIQRLADQISGIFVPIVVGIAVITFLIWFIWVSPGEFAEALEKLIAVLVIACPCALGLATPTSIMAGSGRAAEFGVLFKGGEHLEMTHKITTVVLDKTGTVTNGKPVLTDVVVNESIDEEAFLSLVGSAEKQSEHPLANAIVEGIKERNIALANADQFEAIPGYGIKAVVQGRAILIGTRKLLNQFNISFESNEMEGFEESGKTAMLVAIDGKYRGLVAVADTIKDTSKQAIKRLKEAGIEVIMMTGDNKRTAQAIADEVGIDQAIAEVLPEGKAEEVKKLQQQGKRVAMVGDGINDAPALAMADIGMAIGTGTDVAMEAADITLMRGDLNSIADAILMSHKTIRNIKQNLFWALAYNTLGIPIAAAGFLAPWLAGAAMAFSSVSVVLNALRLQRVKLNQKTIS
- a CDS encoding nitrite reductase — its product is MTTNKIKIAVNGGIGFGAKLTPKQLLTIAKYMDEADELELTTFQQLYLEVPENNLDAIKEEFTKVDLHCYPVGNYVKSLRTCNFCKGELEEGMPVAKELNTRIAGKPVPFTLKPAYTGCPIGCGEPMVNDIGVMKIRDSFNVYVGGKAKGKEARVGELLYESLTPEQLYSVVDQIIDIYGENGKKREDFPRFINRFGVESLKEQISF
- a CDS encoding indolepyruvate ferredoxin oxidoreductase subunit alpha, whose amino-acid sequence is MAYVITAPCIDEKAGECVEVCPVDCIEPGDDQFYIDPEICIECGACESVCPVSAIFHEDDLLDEDLPYLEKARKFFGRD
- a CDS encoding C45 family autoproteolytic acyltransferase/hydolase; the protein is MGHVYSDVIQYRGTHYDFGYRQGQLLKDSLIIPNRQKQWSSRRERHFTVNVSEVKQAILQVAPKIWDELHGLADALQWSTEDTVREFGGYYLEYGRSGCSIFTGADYMIRNYDNHPLSYEGRYVLYQPTDQGYALVGPSMQITGRTDGINEKGLAMGYNFVNRRNTDDGFVCNMIGRLILETCANVEEAVALLKEIPHRHTFSYVLLDKNEETYVVEASPRAVEIRKSNFCTNHFEKLTEENRYRLDDSIRRQQAIQDQQHHATDPYHAFRMLNDAAKHVFSKKYAASAGTLHTTAYFPKDLKTWIALGGDRMPLIFDFKQWLQGDNTHAKRIKGELETDLPFVQMTLI